A genomic window from Pseudomonas alcaligenes includes:
- a CDS encoding YbcC family protein, whose amino-acid sequence MTAHEHFPGLDRDALHGAARQACERIAPTWPLDRMIAVSPLWERRDQPWQTVAAQLWQRAGSRLSLAAADYRQAWQAGRIGARHLQLAMAEQGQTWTVEQLLTALDAEPEQGRGLPLLEDLADPGIALPGWPTLITQQIGQCCAAWFDHEQADWRPDAGVGLYQAWRASMLADRGLSVLSACADLHGRIMELPLQPQAALEAAVQRLGLARDDWEPWFDCLLLRSLGWASWCAYRRWQARLQGGDDQTLVELLAIRAAWEWLVDDRQRGAQSRWQRWRKAWQAGLQQAPSAAWQALQLWQRADELAWQEQLQRRLGQAPAATPAQVPLAKLFFCIDVRSEPLRRALEQVCPDLETGGFAGFFGLPIAYTPLGTCATRPQLPGLLAPQLQVSDSSGDAAQDRQLALARQQRLARQGRWRLFERLPASTFSLVESIGLGYAGTLVGRTSDLLGGTPEAHRNAWRDAEWQRLSPQLLAMSLAQKAELAARILQAMGLSGPLPELLVLLGHGSQSANNPQAAGLDCGACCGQSGEVNARLLAGLLNDTEVRAELRTLGHELPAHCRVLAGLHNTSTDEVRIFGQQNLPAALQPSWQRLRQALDQATAKVRQERADALGLAALREQPGKLLHLLRRRARDWAQTRPEWGLAGNAAFIAAPRARTRDVDLQGRAFLHDYDWRQDHEGRVLELIMTAPMVVAHWINLQYFTSTTDNLRFGSGNKLLHNVVGGHIGVFEGNGGDLRIGLARQSLHDGQQWMHRPLRLHVVIEAPQAMIDRVIEAHAVVRDLVQHGWLHLLRLDGQPAHLERRTASGWQALPDA is encoded by the coding sequence ATGACCGCGCACGAACACTTCCCCGGCCTCGACCGGGACGCCCTGCACGGCGCCGCCCGGCAGGCCTGTGAACGCATCGCACCGACCTGGCCGCTGGACCGCATGATCGCCGTCAGCCCCCTGTGGGAACGTCGCGACCAGCCCTGGCAGACCGTCGCCGCGCAGCTCTGGCAGCGTGCCGGCAGCCGCCTGAGCCTGGCCGCCGCGGACTATCGGCAGGCCTGGCAAGCCGGCCGCATCGGCGCCCGCCACCTGCAACTGGCCATGGCCGAGCAGGGCCAGACCTGGACGGTCGAGCAGTTGCTGACCGCCCTGGACGCCGAGCCGGAGCAGGGCCGCGGCCTGCCGCTGCTGGAAGACCTGGCCGACCCGGGCATCGCCCTGCCCGGCTGGCCGACGCTGATCACCCAGCAGATCGGCCAATGCTGCGCCGCCTGGTTCGACCACGAGCAGGCCGACTGGCGCCCGGATGCCGGCGTCGGGCTGTACCAGGCCTGGCGCGCCAGCATGCTGGCGGATCGCGGGCTCAGCGTGCTCAGTGCCTGTGCCGACCTGCACGGGCGCATTATGGAACTGCCGCTGCAGCCGCAGGCGGCGCTGGAAGCGGCGGTGCAGCGCCTGGGCCTGGCCCGCGATGACTGGGAGCCCTGGTTCGACTGCCTGCTGCTGCGCAGCCTGGGCTGGGCCTCCTGGTGCGCCTACCGGCGCTGGCAGGCACGCCTGCAGGGTGGTGACGACCAGACCCTGGTGGAACTGCTGGCCATCCGCGCGGCCTGGGAATGGCTGGTGGATGACCGCCAGCGCGGTGCGCAGAGCCGCTGGCAGCGTTGGCGCAAGGCCTGGCAGGCCGGCCTGCAACAAGCACCCTCGGCCGCCTGGCAGGCCCTGCAGCTGTGGCAGCGGGCCGATGAGCTGGCCTGGCAGGAACAGCTGCAGCGCCGGCTCGGCCAGGCGCCTGCGGCCACCCCGGCGCAGGTGCCGCTGGCCAAATTGTTCTTCTGCATCGATGTGCGTTCCGAGCCGCTGCGCCGGGCCCTGGAACAGGTCTGCCCGGACCTCGAGACCGGTGGCTTCGCCGGCTTCTTCGGCCTGCCCATCGCCTACACGCCGCTGGGCACCTGCGCTACCCGACCGCAGCTGCCGGGCCTGCTGGCGCCACAGCTGCAGGTCAGCGACAGCAGCGGCGACGCGGCGCAGGACCGGCAACTGGCCCTGGCGCGCCAACAGCGACTGGCGCGCCAGGGCCGCTGGCGCCTGTTCGAGCGCCTGCCGGCCTCCACCTTCAGCCTGGTCGAGAGCATCGGCCTGGGCTATGCCGGCACCCTGGTCGGGCGCACCAGCGATTTGCTCGGTGGCACGCCGGAGGCCCACCGCAACGCCTGGCGCGACGCCGAGTGGCAACGCCTGAGCCCGCAATTGCTGGCCATGAGCCTGGCGCAGAAGGCCGAGCTGGCCGCGCGCATCCTCCAAGCCATGGGCCTCAGCGGCCCGCTGCCCGAACTGCTGGTACTGCTCGGCCATGGCAGCCAGAGTGCCAACAATCCCCAGGCGGCCGGACTGGATTGCGGCGCCTGCTGCGGGCAGAGCGGCGAGGTCAATGCGCGCCTGCTGGCCGGCCTGCTCAACGACACCGAAGTGCGGGCCGAGCTGCGCACCCTCGGGCATGAGCTGCCGGCGCACTGCCGGGTGCTGGCCGGCCTGCACAACACCAGCACCGATGAGGTGCGGATCTTCGGCCAGCAGAATCTGCCGGCCGCCCTGCAGCCCAGCTGGCAGCGCCTGCGCCAGGCCCTCGACCAGGCCACCGCCAAGGTGCGCCAGGAGCGTGCCGACGCGCTGGGCCTGGCGGCGCTGCGCGAGCAGCCGGGCAAGCTGCTCCACCTGCTGCGCCGGCGCGCCCGCGACTGGGCGCAGACCCGCCCCGAATGGGGCCTGGCCGGCAACGCTGCGTTCATCGCGGCGCCGCGCGCACGCACCCGTGACGTCGACCTGCAGGGCCGTGCCTTCCTGCACGACTACGACTGGCGCCAGGACCACGAGGGCCGCGTGCTGGAGCTGATCATGACCGCGCCCATGGTGGTGGCGCACTGGATCAACCTGCAGTACTTCACCTCCACCACCGACAACCTGCGTTTCGGCAGCGGCAACAAGCTGCTGCACAACGTGGTGGGCGGCCATATCGGCGTGTTCGAGGGCAACGGCGGCGATTTGCGCATCGGCCTGGCCCGCCAGTCGCTGCACGACGGCCAGCAGTGGATGCACCGCCCGCTGCGCCTGCACGTGGTCATCGAAGCGCCGCAGGCGATGATCGACCGGGTGATCGAGGCCCACGCCGTGGTCCGCGACCTGGTGCAGCACGGCTGGCTGCACCTGCTGCGCCTGGACGGCCAGCCGGCGCACCTGGAGCGGCGCACCGCCAGCGGCTGGCAAGCCCTGCCGGACGCCTGA
- a CDS encoding LysR family transcriptional regulator has protein sequence MRRLNFHHLHYFWAVAKEGNLTRAAEALHVSQSALSTQIRVLEEQLGHPLFIRAGRSLQLTEAGRLVLDYAETIFALGNELQTTLLSTRQVSQTLRIGAVATLSRNFQENLLRPFLGRDDLRITLESGSLDELLERLALHKLDVVLTNRAVSADSQRPWQCRLLDRQAVCLIGPPRADAQPFDLRRDLQQARLIVPGRSSDVRSQFEVYCHSHGLNPIICAEVDDMAMLRLLARDSGDLALLPAVVVQDELRSGALQLYAEVPDIAEQFFAVTLQRQFRLGILDELLNRFDRKE, from the coding sequence ATGCGCCGGCTGAATTTCCATCACCTGCACTACTTCTGGGCAGTGGCCAAGGAAGGCAACCTGACCCGCGCCGCCGAGGCTTTGCATGTGTCGCAGTCGGCCCTGTCCACGCAGATCCGCGTACTCGAAGAGCAGCTCGGCCACCCGCTGTTCATCCGCGCCGGCCGCAGCCTGCAGTTGACCGAGGCGGGACGCCTGGTGCTGGACTACGCCGAGACCATCTTCGCCCTCGGCAACGAACTGCAAACCACCCTGCTGAGCACCCGCCAGGTCAGCCAGACGCTGCGCATCGGCGCGGTGGCCACGCTGTCGCGCAACTTCCAGGAAAACCTGCTGCGCCCCTTCCTCGGCCGCGACGACCTGCGCATCACCCTTGAATCCGGCAGCCTGGACGAGCTGCTGGAGCGCCTGGCCCTGCACAAGTTGGACGTAGTGCTGACCAACCGGGCGGTCAGCGCCGACAGCCAGCGCCCCTGGCAATGCCGCCTGCTCGACCGCCAGGCGGTGTGCCTGATCGGCCCGCCACGTGCCGACGCACAGCCCTTCGACCTGCGCCGCGACCTGCAGCAGGCCCGCCTGATCGTGCCGGGGCGCAGCAGCGATGTACGCAGCCAGTTCGAGGTCTACTGCCACAGCCACGGCCTGAACCCGATCATCTGTGCCGAGGTCGACGACATGGCCATGCTGCGCCTGCTGGCGCGCGACTCCGGCGACCTGGCTCTGCTGCCGGCCGTGGTGGTGCAGGACGAGCTGCGCAGCGGCGCCCTGCAGCTGTATGCCGAAGTGCCGGATATCGCCGAGCAGTTCTTCGCCGTGACCCTGCAGCGTCAGTTCAGACTGGGCATCCTGGATGAGCTGCTGAATCGTTTCGATCGCAAGGAGTGA
- the cysD gene encoding sulfate adenylyltransferase subunit CysD produces the protein MNAFAPSVSRLTHLRALEAEAIHILREVVAVMRNPCLFYSIGKDSTVLLHLARKAFFPGLLPFPLLHVDTGWEFHEMGRFRDRLAARLGLDMRVHINPDGARLNITPFSVGSAKYTDIMKTEALKQALAQYGFDACFGGARRDEEKSRAKERVCSFRDPHQRWDPKQQRPELWQLYNTRINAGESLRVFPLSNWTELDIWQYIHLENIEIVDLYRAAPRPVVELHGTLICVDDERLLEHLTPEQRAGIQTRWVRFRTLGCYPLTGAVESQAQSLPQIIQEMLLTRTSERQGRVIDHDQEGSMEKKKIEGYF, from the coding sequence CTGCGCGCCCTCGAGGCCGAGGCCATCCATATCCTGCGCGAGGTGGTGGCGGTGATGCGCAACCCCTGCCTGTTCTATTCGATCGGCAAGGACTCCACCGTGCTGCTGCACCTGGCGCGCAAGGCGTTCTTTCCCGGCCTGCTGCCGTTTCCGCTGCTGCATGTCGACACCGGCTGGGAATTCCACGAGATGGGCCGGTTCCGCGACCGCCTGGCCGCGCGCCTGGGCCTGGACATGCGCGTGCACATCAACCCCGACGGCGCGCGGCTGAACATCACGCCGTTCTCCGTGGGCTCGGCCAAGTACACCGACATCATGAAGACCGAGGCGCTCAAGCAGGCGCTGGCGCAGTACGGTTTCGACGCCTGCTTCGGCGGCGCCCGGCGCGACGAGGAGAAGTCGCGGGCCAAGGAGCGCGTGTGTTCCTTCCGCGACCCGCACCAGCGCTGGGACCCCAAGCAGCAGCGCCCCGAGCTGTGGCAGCTGTACAACACCCGGATCAATGCCGGCGAAAGCCTGCGGGTGTTTCCGCTGTCGAACTGGACCGAGCTGGATATCTGGCAGTACATCCACCTGGAGAACATCGAGATCGTCGACCTCTACCGCGCGGCGCCGCGCCCGGTGGTGGAGCTGCACGGCACGCTGATCTGCGTGGACGACGAGCGGCTGCTGGAGCACCTCACGCCCGAGCAGCGCGCCGGCATCCAGACGCGCTGGGTACGTTTCCGCACCCTCGGCTGCTACCCGCTGACCGGCGCGGTGGAGTCGCAGGCGCAATCGCTGCCGCAGATCATCCAGGAGATGCTGCTGACCCGCACGTCCGAGCGCCAGGGGCGGGTCATCGACCATGACCAGGAAGGCTCGATGGAGAAGAAGAAAATCGAGGGCTACTTCTAG
- a CDS encoding NADH-quinone oxidoreductase subunit L, whose translation MFSLSFPLAQGMPWLFALALLPAAWLRGFWWPARIAGGLGLVLVLGAWLQAALDGQSNDRLGLAMLGLVGLLAWVIIEYSWRYLEGEPGQRRYVLALLVTLAAVATVVTSTDLILLVGAWILSSLSLHQLLTFYRDRPQALVVAHKKFLASRLADVGLILAALLLIRASGDSNIAIILESLNTRLQASGQLGWDLQLAALLLALAVILKSAQLPVHGWLIQVMEAPTPVSALLHAGLVNLGGFLLLRFAPLFSAAVPAQSLLVLVGGLTAVIAALVMMTRISIKVRLAWSTCAQMGLMLLECGLGLYELALVHLLAHSLYKAHAFLAAGETVAQARQHALQPQAPAPGIAGLLLALLLAGLSLALLQGLWAWLLPTQALPLVALAILAVGLAPWCLRRGQVLYGLAMFALLLGAYLLWHQAAAWILQQPGSAAPWPLSALALLLFLGLYLLQALILARPQGALARRLYPLAFAGFYLDEHFTRLTFRLWPVRAPQVSPRTTGDRP comes from the coding sequence ATGTTCAGCCTGTCTTTCCCTCTGGCTCAGGGGATGCCCTGGCTCTTCGCCCTGGCGCTGTTGCCGGCAGCATGGCTGCGCGGGTTCTGGTGGCCCGCGCGCATCGCTGGCGGCCTGGGTCTGGTCCTGGTGCTGGGCGCCTGGCTGCAGGCGGCGCTGGACGGCCAGAGCAACGACCGCCTGGGGCTGGCCATGCTCGGCCTGGTCGGCCTGCTGGCCTGGGTGATCATCGAGTATTCGTGGCGTTACCTGGAGGGCGAGCCCGGCCAGCGCCGCTACGTGCTGGCCCTGCTGGTCACCCTGGCCGCTGTGGCCACGGTGGTGACCAGCACCGACCTGATCCTGCTGGTGGGCGCCTGGATTCTCTCCAGCCTGAGCCTGCACCAGTTGCTGACCTTCTACCGCGACCGCCCCCAGGCGCTGGTGGTGGCGCACAAGAAATTCCTCGCCAGCCGCCTGGCCGATGTCGGCCTGATTCTCGCCGCGCTGCTGCTGATCCGCGCCAGTGGCGACAGCAATATCGCGATCATTCTGGAGAGCCTGAACACCCGCCTGCAGGCCAGCGGCCAGCTGGGCTGGGACCTGCAACTGGCGGCGCTGCTGCTGGCCCTGGCGGTGATTCTCAAGTCGGCGCAGCTGCCGGTGCACGGCTGGCTGATCCAGGTGATGGAGGCGCCGACGCCGGTGTCGGCGCTGCTGCATGCCGGGCTGGTCAACCTCGGCGGCTTCCTGCTGCTGCGCTTCGCCCCGCTGTTCTCCGCCGCCGTGCCGGCGCAAAGCCTGCTGGTGCTGGTCGGCGGGCTGACCGCGGTGATCGCCGCGCTGGTGATGATGACGCGCATCAGCATCAAGGTGCGCCTGGCCTGGTCGACCTGCGCGCAGATGGGCCTGATGCTGCTGGAATGCGGCCTGGGCCTGTATGAACTGGCGCTGGTGCACCTGCTCGCCCACTCGCTGTACAAGGCCCACGCCTTCCTCGCTGCCGGCGAGACCGTGGCCCAGGCGCGGCAGCACGCGCTACAGCCCCAGGCGCCCGCGCCCGGTATCGCCGGCCTGCTGCTGGCCCTGTTGCTGGCCGGCCTGAGCCTGGCTCTGCTGCAGGGACTTTGGGCCTGGCTGCTGCCGACCCAGGCGCTGCCGCTGGTGGCCCTGGCGATCCTCGCCGTCGGTTTGGCGCCCTGGTGCCTGCGCCGTGGCCAGGTGCTCTACGGGCTGGCGATGTTCGCCCTGCTGCTCGGCGCCTACCTGCTCTGGCACCAGGCGGCGGCCTGGATACTGCAGCAGCCGGGCAGCGCCGCGCCCTGGCCACTGAGCGCGCTGGCGCTGCTGCTGTTCCTCGGCCTCTACCTGCTGCAGGCGCTAATCCTTGCCCGCCCCCAGGGCGCCCTGGCGCGGCGCCTGTATCCGCTGGCCTTCGCCGGCTTCTACCTGGATGAGCACTTCACCCGCCTCACCTTCCGCCTGTGGCCGGTCCGCGCGCCGCAGGTTTCGCCCCGCACCACAGGAGATCGCCCATGA
- the rpoS gene encoding RNA polymerase sigma factor RpoS, with translation MALSKEAPEFDLDDEVLLMEPGIVLEDLTEEAELSLSSSKSKTATSNLKQHKYIDYTRALDATQLYLNEIGFSPLLTPQEEVHFARLAQKGDPAGRKRMIESNLRLVVKIARRYVNRGLSLLDLIEEGNLGLIRAVEKFDPERGFRFSTYATWWIRQTIERAIMNQTRTIRLPIHVVKELNVYLRAARELTQKLDHEPSAEEIANLLEKPVDEVKRMLGLNERVTSVDVSLGPDSDKTLLDTLTDDRPSDPCDLLQDDDLSESIDQWLSELTDKQREVVVRRFGLRGHESCTLEEVGQEIGLTRERVRQIQVEALKRLREILEKNGLSSDALFQ, from the coding sequence ATGGCACTCAGCAAAGAAGCGCCGGAGTTTGACCTCGATGACGAAGTGCTTCTCATGGAGCCCGGCATCGTTCTGGAAGACCTGACAGAGGAAGCCGAGCTGTCGCTCTCCAGCAGCAAATCCAAGACCGCGACCAGCAATCTCAAGCAGCACAAGTACATCGACTACACGCGGGCGCTCGATGCGACCCAGCTGTATCTCAACGAAATCGGATTTTCCCCGCTGCTCACCCCGCAGGAGGAGGTGCACTTCGCGCGTCTGGCGCAGAAGGGCGACCCTGCCGGGCGCAAGCGCATGATCGAGAGCAACCTGCGCCTGGTGGTGAAGATCGCCCGCCGCTACGTCAATCGTGGCCTGTCCCTGCTGGACCTGATCGAAGAGGGCAACCTCGGCCTGATCCGTGCGGTGGAGAAGTTCGATCCCGAGCGCGGTTTCCGTTTCTCCACCTACGCCACCTGGTGGATCCGCCAGACCATCGAGCGGGCGATCATGAACCAGACCCGCACGATCCGCCTGCCGATCCATGTGGTGAAGGAGCTCAACGTCTATCTGCGCGCGGCCCGCGAGCTGACCCAGAAACTCGACCACGAACCCTCGGCCGAGGAGATCGCCAACCTGCTGGAGAAGCCGGTCGACGAGGTCAAGCGCATGCTCGGTCTCAACGAGCGGGTCACCTCGGTGGACGTTTCCCTCGGGCCGGACTCCGACAAGACCCTGCTCGACACCCTGACCGATGATCGTCCGAGCGACCCCTGCGACCTGCTTCAGGACGATGACCTGTCGGAGAGCATCGATCAGTGGCTGTCCGAACTCACCGACAAGCAGCGCGAGGTGGTGGTGCGCCGCTTTGGCCTGCGTGGCCACGAGAGCTGCACCCTGGAGGAGGTCGGCCAGGAGATCGGCCTGACCCGCGAGCGGGTACGGCAGATCCAGGTCGAGGCGCTCAAGCGGCTGCGGGAAATCCTGGAGAAGAATGGCCTGTCCAGCGACGCCCTGTTCCAGTAG
- the mutS gene encoding DNA mismatch repair protein MutS, which produces MDVSAHTPMMQQYWKLKNQHPDMLMFYRMGDFYELFYEDAKKAAALLDITLTARGQSAGQAIPMAGIPFHSAEGYLARLVKFGESVAICEQIGDPATSKGPVERQVVRIITPGTISDEALLDERRDNLVGAVLGDEKLFGLAMLDITSGRFSVQELKTWENLLAELERLAPAELLIPDDWPQGLPLEKRRGVRRRAPWDFELDSARKSLCQQFAVQDLKGFGCEGLTLAIGAAGCLLAYAKETQRTALPHLRSLRHERLDDTVILDGASRRNLELDTNLAGGRDNTLQSVVDRCQTAMGSRLLTRWLNRPLRDRSVLEARQEAIACLLERYRFELLQPQLKDIGDVERILARIGLRNARPRDLARLRDALAALPQLQGAMAELDAPHLAELAVNIRTYPELADLLQRAIIDNPPAVIRDGGVLKTGYDAELDELQSISENAGQYLMDLEAREKERTGLANLKVGYNRVHGYFIELPSKQAESAPADYIRRQTLKGAERFITPELKAFEDKALSAKSRALAREKQLYEELLELLIAQLAPLQDTAAALAELDVLANLAERALNLDLNRPRFVEEPCLRIDQGRHPVVEQVLDTPFVANDLSLDDSTRMLIITGPNMGGKSTYMRQTALIVLLAHIGSYVPAARCELSLVDRIFTRIGSSDDLAGGRSTFMVEMSETANILHNASDRSLVLMDEVGRGTSTFDGLSLAWSAAEHLAKLRAWTLFATHYFELTVLPESEPMVANVHLNATEHNERIVFLHHVLPGPASQSYGLAVAQLAGVPTPVIARAREHLARLETTSLPQEVPRSEPGQPAAPLQNDLFASLPHPVLEELGKINPDDLTPRRALELLYTWKTRI; this is translated from the coding sequence ATGGATGTTTCAGCACACACACCGATGATGCAGCAGTACTGGAAGCTGAAGAACCAGCATCCGGACATGCTGATGTTCTACCGCATGGGCGACTTCTACGAGCTGTTCTACGAGGATGCCAAGAAGGCCGCGGCCCTGCTCGACATTACCCTTACCGCCCGTGGCCAGTCGGCCGGCCAGGCCATTCCCATGGCCGGCATCCCCTTCCACTCGGCAGAGGGCTACCTGGCACGCCTGGTGAAGTTCGGCGAATCGGTGGCGATCTGCGAACAGATCGGTGACCCGGCCACCAGCAAGGGCCCGGTGGAGCGCCAGGTGGTACGCATCATCACCCCCGGCACCATCAGCGACGAGGCGCTGCTCGACGAGCGCCGCGACAACCTGGTCGGCGCCGTGCTGGGCGACGAGAAGCTGTTCGGCCTGGCCATGCTCGACATCACCAGCGGCCGCTTCAGCGTGCAGGAGCTGAAGACCTGGGAAAACCTCCTGGCCGAACTGGAGCGCCTGGCCCCGGCCGAGCTGTTGATCCCCGACGACTGGCCCCAGGGCCTGCCGCTGGAGAAGCGCCGCGGCGTGCGCCGCCGCGCGCCCTGGGACTTCGAGCTGGACAGCGCGCGCAAGAGCCTGTGCCAGCAGTTCGCCGTGCAGGACCTCAAGGGCTTCGGCTGCGAAGGCCTGACGCTCGCCATCGGCGCCGCCGGCTGCCTGCTGGCCTATGCCAAGGAGACCCAGCGCACTGCCCTGCCGCACCTGCGCAGCCTGCGCCACGAACGCCTGGACGACACCGTCATCCTCGACGGCGCCAGCCGCCGCAACCTGGAACTGGACACCAACCTCGCCGGCGGCCGCGACAACACCCTGCAGTCGGTGGTCGACCGCTGTCAGACCGCCATGGGTTCGCGCCTGCTGACCCGCTGGCTGAACCGTCCGCTGCGCGACCGCAGCGTGCTGGAGGCGCGCCAGGAGGCCATCGCCTGCCTGCTGGAGCGCTACCGCTTCGAGCTGCTGCAGCCGCAGCTCAAGGACATCGGCGACGTCGAGCGCATCCTCGCCCGCATCGGCCTGCGCAACGCCCGCCCACGCGACCTGGCGCGCCTGCGCGACGCCCTCGCCGCGCTGCCGCAGCTGCAAGGCGCGATGGCCGAGCTGGACGCCCCGCACCTGGCCGAGCTGGCAGTGAACATTCGCACCTACCCGGAGCTGGCCGACCTGCTGCAACGGGCGATCATCGACAACCCGCCGGCGGTGATCCGCGACGGCGGCGTGCTCAAGACCGGCTACGACGCCGAGCTGGATGAGCTGCAGTCGATCAGCGAGAACGCCGGCCAGTACCTGATGGACCTAGAGGCGCGCGAGAAGGAGCGCACCGGCCTGGCCAACCTCAAGGTCGGCTACAACCGCGTGCATGGCTACTTCATCGAACTGCCCAGCAAGCAGGCCGAGTCGGCGCCGGCCGACTACATCCGCCGGCAGACCCTGAAAGGCGCCGAGCGCTTCATCACCCCGGAACTGAAGGCCTTCGAGGACAAGGCGCTGTCGGCCAAGAGCCGCGCCCTGGCCCGTGAGAAGCAGCTGTACGAGGAGCTGCTGGAACTGCTCATCGCCCAGCTGGCACCGCTGCAGGACACCGCCGCCGCCCTGGCCGAGCTGGACGTGCTGGCCAACCTGGCCGAGCGCGCGCTGAACCTCGACCTCAATCGTCCACGCTTCGTCGAGGAGCCCTGCCTGCGCATCGACCAGGGCCGTCACCCGGTGGTCGAGCAGGTGCTCGACACGCCCTTCGTGGCCAACGACCTAAGCCTCGACGACAGCACCCGCATGCTGATCATCACCGGCCCGAACATGGGCGGTAAGTCCACCTACATGCGCCAGACCGCGCTGATCGTGCTGCTCGCCCACATCGGTAGCTACGTGCCGGCGGCCCGCTGCGAGCTGTCTCTGGTGGACCGTATCTTCACCCGCATCGGCTCCAGCGATGACCTGGCCGGCGGCCGCTCGACCTTCATGGTGGAGATGAGCGAGACCGCCAACATCCTGCACAACGCCAGCGACCGCAGCCTGGTACTGATGGACGAGGTGGGCCGCGGCACCAGCACCTTCGATGGCCTGTCGCTGGCCTGGTCGGCCGCCGAGCACCTGGCCAAGCTGCGCGCCTGGACCCTGTTCGCCACCCATTACTTCGAGCTGACCGTACTGCCGGAAAGCGAGCCGATGGTGGCCAACGTGCACCTCAACGCCACCGAGCACAACGAGCGCATCGTCTTCCTGCACCACGTGCTGCCCGGCCCGGCCAGCCAGAGCTATGGCCTGGCGGTGGCGCAGCTGGCCGGTGTGCCCACCCCGGTGATCGCCCGCGCCCGCGAGCACCTGGCGCGCCTGGAGACCACCAGCCTGCCGCAAGAGGTGCCGCGCAGCGAGCCTGGCCAGCCGGCCGCGCCGCTGCAGAACGACCTGTTCGCCAGCCTGCCGCACCCGGTGCTGGAGGAATTGGGCAAGATCAATCCCGATGATCTGACCCCGCGCCGCGCCCTGGAACTGTTATATACATGGAAGACGCGCATCTAA
- the fdxA gene encoding ferredoxin FdxA, whose translation MTFVVTDNCIKCKYTDCVEVCPVDCFYEGPNFLVIHPDECIDCALCEPECPAQAIFSEDEVPEDMQEFIELNADLAEVWPNITEKKEALPDAEEWDGVKDKLQHLER comes from the coding sequence ATGACCTTCGTCGTCACCGACAACTGCATCAAGTGCAAATACACCGACTGCGTGGAAGTCTGCCCGGTGGACTGCTTCTACGAAGGCCCGAACTTCCTGGTGATCCACCCGGACGAGTGCATCGACTGCGCCCTGTGCGAGCCGGAATGCCCGGCCCAGGCGATCTTCTCCGAGGACGAGGTGCCCGAGGACATGCAGGAGTTCATCGAGCTGAACGCCGACCTGGCGGAAGTCTGGCCGAACATCACCGAGAAGAAGGAAGCGCTGCCGGACGCCGAGGAGTGGGACGGTGTGAAGGACAAGCTGCAGCACCTGGAGCGCTAA